The Chitiniphilus purpureus sequence GATGTATGCGACCGGGCTGCGGGTTTCCGAGCTGGTGGCCTTGCCGATCGAACGGGTCTATTTCAAGGAAGGCTTCATCCAGGTGGTCGGTGGCAAGGGGGGCAAGCAGCGTGTCGTACCGATGGGGGACGAGGCGCAGCACTGGCTGAATCGCTACCAGCAGGAAGCGCGGGCGTTGCTGTGCGCCGGTCGAGCGGTATCGACCCTGTTCGTCAACCAGCGTGGCATGCCGCTGACCCGGCAAGGTGCCTGGTTCATTGTCAAAGGGTATGCCGCGAGTGCGGGCATCGACGCCGAGCGGCTGTCACCGCACGTGCTGCGCCATGCCTTTGCGACCCACCTGTTGAACCACGGTGCCGATCTGAGGGTGGTGCAGATGCTGCTGGGCCATGCAGACATCGGTACGACCCAGATCTACACCCATGTGGCGACAGCCAGACTGCAGGCGTTGCACCGCCAGCATCATCCGAGAGGCTAGCCGGCCGGGCTGGGCGAGGCGCTGCAGCCTGCGCCAGCATGTCGCTACCGCCCGGCAATGAAAAAACCCCGGCATGAGCCGGGGTTCTGTTGAGAAGCCGCGTGGTTCAGGCGGGAACAGCGTCCGCCTTGTCCTCCTGCAGCCGCAGGACCACCTTGTCGCCGCTGTCGACGTCGATCGTCACCTCGCCGCCATGCAGCAGGCGCCCGAACAGCAGCTCGTCGGCGAGCGCCTTGCGGATGGTGTCCTGGATCAGAC is a genomic window containing:
- the xerD gene encoding site-specific tyrosine recombinase XerD — encoded protein: MSALPDETQRIIDAFIDQVWLGEGLAANTVESYRRDLTIWGEWLAGDGRHPFAATRDDVQAFLARQARSVKAATLARRLASLRKFYRHWRLAERIVDDPTELLSSPRRIRPLPKGLEEAQVQALLQAPDTDSAGGLRDRAMLELMYATGLRVSELVALPIERVYFKEGFIQVVGGKGGKQRVVPMGDEAQHWLNRYQQEARALLCAGRAVSTLFVNQRGMPLTRQGAWFIVKGYAASAGIDAERLSPHVLRHAFATHLLNHGADLRVVQMLLGHADIGTTQIYTHVATARLQALHRQHHPRG